A genomic stretch from Vanrija pseudolonga chromosome 6, complete sequence includes:
- the yanC gene encoding Cytochrome P450 monooxygenase yanC, which translates to MLGKLGMMGSDTILAVAAAVAIAALVLWLIARRSSPQYHNLPPGPGPAVAIPTQYPWRHFHDLSRTYGPVVTVWANGRPTVIVNSVDAALFFMEKNARDTADRPSNLVADEIFSHGKRTLLVGHNERWRRLRRALHHPLQPSSARDLRDVQERLASTVVRDLLHSPARFQDHIQTYAASLVVYMAYGRRTPARYSDPDIRKVVDGGKHLGILLRPGNYALFNTNRWLQYVPGTLRTVHAWAAEELALYRSQLADVQRRVATDPTSVAPCFGTYLLENKAKFELEDDDIAYLLGSVFGAGSDTSSSAISIVVMAAATHLAEQKAVQAELDRLCGSSPPTFNDLQEAHLLQAFIAETFRWRPVSSGGFAHQTTAQVQYNGLSVPAGTSIMGNHWGIHRDAEYYGADVEAFRPSRWMREDGTEFNEKMKHFQFGFGRRVCPGQHVANNSVLINAALMLWAFDIRPEVDPSGNEVPIDTLAFTNTANSHPLPFKASFTPRVANLDAVLGHGEH; encoded by the coding sequence AtgctcggcaagctcggAATGATGGGAAGTGACACCATACTCGCCGTCGCagcggccgtcgccatcgctgcGCTGGTCCTCTGGCTcatcgcgcgccgctcgtcgccacaGTACCACAACCTCCCTCCTGGGCCTGGGCCGGCAGTGGCAATACCGACCCAGTACCCGTGGCGCCACTTCCACGACCTGTCGCGCACGTACGGGCCCGTCGTGACGGTGTGGGCGAACGGCCGGCCAACAGTCATTGTGAACAGCGTCGATGCCGCCCTCTTCTTCATGGAGAAGAACGCACGCGACACGGCCGACAGGCCGTCCAACCTCGTCGCGGACGAGATCTTCAGCCACGGCAAGCGCACATTGCTCGTCGGGCATAAcgagcgctggcgccgcctccgccgcgcgctccaccACCCCTTGCAgccgtcctcggcccgcgacctgcgcgacgtGCAGGAACGCCTCGCGAGCACCGTCGTCCGCGACCTGCTCCACAGCCCCGCCAGGTTCCAGGACCACATCCAGACGTACGCAGCCAGCCTTGTCGTGTACATGGCCTACGGgcgccgcacgccggcgcgatACAGTGACCCCGATATCAGGAaagtcgtcgacggcggcaagcacctcggcatcctcctccgcccgGGCAACTATGCCCTCTTCAACACCAACCGCTGGCTCCAGTACGTGCCTGGCACACTGAGGACCGTGCATGCATGGGCGGCGGAAGAGCTCGCGCTCTACCGctcccagctcgccgacgtgcagcgccgcgtcgcgacCGACCCCACTTCGGTTGCGCCATGCTTCGGGACATACCTCCTGGAGAACAAGGCCAAGTTTGAGCTTGAGGATGACGACATTGCgtacctcctcggcagcgtcTTCGGAGCCGGAAGcgacacgtcgtcgagcgccatcAGCATTGTcgtcatggcggcggcgacgcacTTGGCAGAGCAGAAGGCAGTtcaggccgagctggaccgCCTGTGCGGCTCGTCGCCCCCCACATTCAACGACCTCCAGGAGGCGCACCTCCTCCAGGCGTTCATCGCCGAGACGTTCCGCTGGCGGCCGGTCAGCTCGGGCGGGTTCGCCCACCAGACGACCGCGCAGGTGCAGTACAACGGCCTCAGTGTACCCGCCGGCACGAGCATCATGGGCAACCACTGGGGCAtccaccgcgacgccgagtactacggcgccgacgtcgaggcgttCCGCCCCTCGCGGTGGATGAGGGAGGACGGCACCGAGTTCAACGAGAAGATGAAGCACTTCCAGTTCGGCTTCGGCCGCCGTGTGTGCCCCGGCCAGCATGTCGCCAACAACAGCGTGCTCATCAACGCGGCACTCATGCTCTGGGCGTTTGACATCCGCCCGGAAGTCGACCCAAGTGGCAACGAGGTCCCGATCGACACGTTGGCATTCACGAACACGGCCAACTCGCACCCCCTCCCGTTCAAGGCCAGCTTCACGCCTCGCGTGGCAaacctcgacgccgtgctcgggCACGGGGAACATTAA